From the genome of Toxoplasma gondii ME49 chromosome XII, whole genome shotgun sequence:
CGCATGGCTTTGAACAGTACCACAGCATGCTCTCTCCGTCGAGGCTGCCGCACCACTTGAACACCACCCGTGTCACTTGCAAGAAAAGGATCGTGTCTAGAAACCTACAAATCGATCTGGCCAGTACACCGTGCCAGTCTGAGCAAACACAGACACTTTCCCGGAAGTCTTATCGCAAATGAGAAAGCTCACTAAGTCTCCCGCCGGCAGCCTTTACATCCAACTTCATGTGCAAATGCTTATCCTTCACTGAAACAACGAATTTGAATCTACTTTTGTGTCATGAATTACTCTCCAAAAACGGCGACAGAATCATTGACGGGACCTGAACCACCAAAGGTGTTGCGAACAAGATCTGATCGCTGCCGTTCGGATCGTTGGCACGCGTTTCTCCAGTCACGCAAAAAAGGAAATTAACAAGAGAAGCAACCACAGAGGAAAGTATCCCAAGCGGCCGGACACGCGTCCCGTAGAACCACCACTCTGGTGTTCGGAGCACACTTCGAGTTTGCCGCTGAAGACAGCGCGTTCGGGTGTCACGGAACTTGCCGGGACCGAGTGTCCAGCCGTTCTAAACAGCGAAACGTCACAATCGTCTATGGTTAACGCAGCCATTCCATCTCCACTGGTCGTTGCACAACGGCTCCCTTTCCCCAATTGTCTTTGAAGACGAATCCCTGGTGGTTTCCTGCCCGTTCCAAACTCAAAACGGACGTGCTCAAATCCTATCGTCTACCGCATGAATCCACTTCCCGCCTGGCTGTTCACGAGATCCACTGACCGGACCAAAGTTCCACTATGCTTTCCATGACCACCATGTTAAGTGCACAGTTCACAAGCAAACGCGCTTGTATGTCCAATATACGCTGGAATACCGCCCTCACGCGTGTTCGACGACCCACAGTGCCGCGACATATTCACGGCTTCCCACATACGGACCacattttccttctccccccgCCCTTCACGCCTACGCTTTCGTGTGATCCCCGATATCGACTCAGACTTACCTTTTCTGATGTAGACCTCCGCGTAACGTGGAATGTCGTCCACGCTGATGTCACGAAGAAAGCTGCTGGGGATGCCCGTGGCGGGGCGGATTTTTTTTTGGTGCCGCGGGTCGTTTGACCGCGTACAGTTGCGGATGTGGTGGCCTCTCTCACCGCACATGTGGCAAATGTAGTCTTCACCTACGGGGACGTAGCCAGCCGCAGTCGGGAGGTTGGAGCCCACAGCGCCTCGGCCGACACCAAAGGCAGTCTGTGCCGCGCCTGCAGCTGAAGCCCCCAGAGAAGGCGCCTGGTACCCGCGACCCGCGCTGAATCCCCAGCCCCGTCCGCGTCCGAATCCCGATGAATAGCCGGCAGAGAAGCGTCCCTCCGAAGAAGCAAAGCCACCACCGGCGACGGCCTGCGAGGAGCTGGTCTGCGGTCCACGGTGCTCTGCATGCTGTTCAATGACGGCTTGCAGTAGGGCAGcttcatcttcctcgtcgttATTTGCAGATTCCCCAGTTTCACCTTCGAGAGCCGAGCCTCCGGAGGCGAAAGGAACTTCGCgcgtcgacagagaaaggccgCCGGAACTCGACGAAGGATCTACTTGGTCGGTACGGGCGGGGGTAACAACATTCGGGGTAGCTCTCGAGCCGTTGAGGGAAGGTGCCAATTGTTTGCTCCCTGATTCTTTTTCGGCAGAGACATCGTGGAAGTCTCCTACGGACGCAGAACGCACGATGTCAGTGACTGCAGGTGTGCTGTCTTTCTGCCGATGAAAAGCTCTGTCAGCAATGTCAAGGGCAGCCTGTGCCTCCGCCGCACTCGTGCGCTGGAGAAGCAGTGAGCACGGATGCCGCAAAGGGAAGAGATCTGAAAGCGGACTCGACGGATCGGactcgaggaaaagaagcgcgTCCAGCTGGGGAGTCGCTTCCAAGcccgtctgtttcttcagaaaCGCGCGAATCTCACCGCAAAAAACCGGCAGCGGCAAAGACACCGGCGCATACGGCGTGTTGCTGCCTTTGAAACGCCATTGCACGAaacgcagcgaagaagaaaaaccagTAGACACCATTGGACGTTTCGAGGAAAAAGTTAGGattcgaggagacagggcgcCGTCAAAAAGGTGCCGCTCACATAAGGGAACGGCACTGCGGCAGGGAAATCCTGCAGTTTCCGCACCACAACCGCAAACACCAGGCAGAGGACACCTTAGACTTCCTTTTTCAGTGACAACGGTAAGAGAGCGATGGGAATAAAAAACAACCCTGTGACCAAACTCAGCGATTCTTGGAGAAAGGGCCCCAACTCGCACTTCCCACGGATGCGAAGAATTCCACGAAACTCGAGTTGACGTGGACAACGGGAAAAAAACTACAGACGCGAACAGGAAACTCACAGAACCCGGCATCACAGATAATCCAACAATGCCATCCTGCGCCTCTGAGCTTTGGAAAAGGATTCGGCTGCCCGAACAAATGCTCTCTAGTTTTTTTTCCCGTTCTCTTACGTAAAACCATGGGAGTGTGAGACGGAACGACTTGGTCCTTCGAAGTAAAGCCGCTACTGCTCCTGTTTTCAGAGAATCCCGATGAGCGTTGTGCGAAAAGACAACACGAGCGCCGCGACTCTACAGAAACAACCTCATAGCTCTACATTTTCACAAGGGGCGTCGATTCGGCCTATATTCCGAAACGGCATCGACAGCGCTCCCTCCAAGACTCTCGGGAGACTAGAAAAGCCCCTGCAGCGAAATACGGAGAAGTTTTGCGACCGTAGAATTTACAGGCAGATGCCACAGAAATCCATAACTTACTTTTAACACCAGTGGCCGAATAGGTTTTTATTTAAATCGTTGAAGACGGAAACCAAAGTGCCGGGGTGTGTACCCGAGCCTCTCAGCTGCTG
Proteins encoded in this window:
- a CDS encoding hypothetical protein (encoded by transcript TGME49_245660) → MPGSVSFLFASVVFFPLSTSTRVSWNSSHPWEVRVGALSPRIAEFGHRVVFYSHRSLTVVTEKGSLRCPLPGVCGCGAETAGFPCRSAVPLCERHLFDGALSPRILTFSSKRPMVSTGFSSSLRFVQWRFKGSNTPYAPVSLPLPVFCGEIRAFLKKQTGLEATPQLDALLFLESDPSSPLSDLFPLRHPCSLLLQRTSAAEAQAALDIADRAFHRQKDSTPAVTDIVRSASVGDFHDVSAEKESGSKQLAPSLNGSRATPNVVTPARTDQVDPSSSSGGLSLSTREVPFASGGSALEGETGESANNDEEDEAALLQAVIEQHAEHRGPQTSSSQAVAGGGFASSEGRFSAGYSSGFGRGRGWGFSAGRGYQAPSLGASAAGAAQTAFGVGRGAVGSNLPTAAGYVPVGEDYICHMCGERGHHIRNCTRSNDPRHQKKIRPATGIPSSFLRDISVDDIPRYAEVYIRKDGSFAVMKNAKQMSSLSYFSSDLDTKIERHVGSSDVAAHLKCPLCGLLFSQPVATPCCGESFCRGCLLRVLHPSRGGTGGFFPGGSGFAGDSEKNSAKKSGGCPSCGRSIDLRDVLCNTALQKSVDAIVRSTSSFKEPDATESARPPFPPLSTVPSVSGRVAPSASSSQRTANGGGVARDVSSSAVSSCAAPHASNSPVASSGASGGEPCAMAEEREEKREKKEGSNDVVAAGTVGVWCASGEASSVKTEHVEREVSCPRDAVALKDVVGTQTPSEPDPSKRAPGAALVEPAAASAPSNDSLDRNSAPGDHGNDTQGGNTVGSSATKGRLPEEAQSGLPPGVDLQELEEQHIFAAAYIAQYLQRRREKRKRRRILKICDGRPEGMEKANQR